The genomic window ACAGCATCATCACCACATGaggcttttgttttctttgatttcgaGGAGAGCTAGCAGTACCACAAGTTTGAAAAAAGTGCCAAAGGTAAAACCACAAGTCTCTTCGGCCCCGCAACCTACATGGAGATCTTTGATCTCTTGTCAAGTTCTCAGCCACGTAAATGATTCTTTCTCCTGCCATGATCATTTTGCCCCATCCATTATTTTGCcccttgtcttttcttttcacagTATGGAAACTTGATTCTGCTGATTAGCTAGTTGTGGAGCTAAGAAGGAGCTGGGAACTGGAGGGAGCAATCTCCTCctaattccatttttttctaatgatatatatttgatgatacttgcaagcaaataaataaatatgagtCTTGAACTTGGTAAGAAAGATTGCTTTTGAGATATATCAATTGAAATATTTGAACTAGAAAACATTTTGAATTGCAGAAGATGTcgattattttgtaattatgcTGAGAATTGACAGAACGAAGAAATTAAGTCAACagtaaaaaacaatgttaaaaactttttatacTTCTATGAAATCGATGAGTTTTGTATGACTATAGAACGTGATTACAGATACCTAAAACtgatgttttaatgttttaacaCTTCTTATTACAATTTCTAAGATGTTTAACATTAATTAGATCtcctggatttatttttttgtaaaaaaaaaaaacagattgaaGCGTAAAACCGTCACTGCCATGGGTCGATTATCAGCAGCCATGGTCGATGTATAATGGTGCTCAATGATATCCTactaatagaaaaaagatttcatAGGTTACTAGCTACTATAATTTAATGTGATTTCAGCCACAAATTCGAGGCCCTAATGGGTCCATGCTTATCTTTTCACCCATATGGAGGCAGCTTCCTGCATGCATATGCTTCCAAAATggttgaataatttattttatttttccgagTGAGGAGACTTGAAGTATACATTATGCACTACCGGAAACCTagctaattatatattttctgcAATTacgtttattttttaacaagataAATATCGCCTACAACCAGCTATAATTTGTTGAATAGGGAAGATCCTAGCTTAGAGGTTGATGGAATGTTCAATTCAATCcccattttataaaaaaaagcaatttggtcattttttattatgtgatTTATGATAGTTATTGACCGAATTTGAATTACGAAGGCTAAGACAATAACTTGCTAAGAACATGGGGGATCAAAACAtggttttgccttttttttttatttgttaattttgattttcttaagaATCTTGGTTTCTCAAATGAAAATACAAGCTATTATTGAGTGGAAAACACCAAAACTTACAGCGAGAAACTATAAGATTACACGTAGCAAAACATGTGAACTATCCAATTTtccataacaaaataaataccaaaaaaatatcaagaacaaTTTCACGTGAAGCTCTTGTAACAATTTCTAGGCTGCAATTGTCACTACCCTCTAAGTCCTCTGAGCCATCCAGTAAATATTGTTCTACTATTTCTTGCCTTTTGTTCCCATtgggagaaaaaaaaccaagaacagCCGTACATATTAGCTAGTGATGCCAATAAACTGGTTGAATCTtgagaaaccaaaccaaaaatttGAGCAAAAAATAGCAATGAAGAAGCAAGGTTGTGAGATTGAAGCAATAGGGATTTCCTACAAAATctcaaccaagaaaagagaGCACCCTTTTAAAATCTTCACCAAAAAGcaagaaataaatgaagaaccAAAGCAAGTGACGGATCTCGAAGAAGCAAGCCTTGGAGCCAAGCATGTCTTGAAAGATGTTTTTTGCAAAGCAAAGCCATGGGAAATCCTTGCCATTGTTGGTCCAAGTGGAGCTGGAAAATCATCCTTGCTTGAAATCCTAGCTGGGAAACTCACCCCACAAAATGGTACCATTTTTGTCAACCAAAACCCTATTGACAAAGCTCGGTTCAAGAAGATTTCAGGCTATGTCACACAAAAAGACACCCTCTTTCCTCTCCTTACAGTCGAAGAAACACTCATGTTTAGTGCCAAACTGCGTCTAAGGCTTCCTCAAGCTCAACTGAGCTCTAATGTTAAGTCCCTGATGAAGGAGTTAGGCCTGGATCACGTAGCCATGACTCGAGTTGGCGACGACAGGATTCGTGGGATATCAGGCGGAGAAAGGCGTCGTGTGTCGATAGGAGTTGATGCCATTCATGATCCTGAAGTGCTAATTCTTGATGAACCAACTTCTGGTCTTGATAGCACTTCTGCTTTACAAATTATTGATATGCTCAAGGTCATGGCGGAGACAAGAGGTCGAACCATAATACTAAGCATTCATCAACCCGGATTTCGGATTGTGAAGTTGTTCAACTCAATACTTATGATGGCTAATGGATCAGTCTTGCATCATGGCACGGTGGATCAGCTTGGTGTTAATTTGAGGACAATGGGAATGCAGCTTCCTATTCATGTCAATGTTGTTGAATTTGCCATTGAGTCCATTGAAACCATTCAACAGCAAAGAGAAGTCTTGCAGAAAGAAATGCAACCCCAAGTGCtaacatcatcaacaacaaaaccACAGcagaagaaaatagaagaagtTGGCGAGGGTAGAAGTGGCAAGTTCACTCTTCAACAGCTCTTTCAGCAATCGAAAGTAGTTGATGAGGAAATTATCAATGTTGAGTTTGATTTTCCTCTTGGTTTTGCTAATTCAAGGTTGCAAGAAACTTTGATCCTCACTCATAGGTTCTCCAAGAACATTTTCAGAACCAAGGAGCTTTTCGCATGCCGGACAATTCAAATGCTGATTTCTGGACTTGTTTTGGGCTCTATCTTCTACAACCTTGAAGATGATTTGATTGGAGCAGAAGAAAGGGTAGGCCTATTTGCTTTTATATTGACTTTCTTGTTATCTTGCACAACAGAAGCTCTACCAATCTTCTTGCAAGAAAGGGAGATTCTTATGAAGGAGACATCTTGTGGGAGCTATAGAGTCTCATCATACGCCATAGCCAATGGACTCGTTTACTTGCCATTTCTACTCATCCTAGCCATATTATTCACAATTCCACTATATTGGCTAGTGGGGCTCAATCCAAATTTCATTGCATTCATGCATTTCCTGTTGTTGATTTGGTTGATTCTCTACACAGCGAATTCAGTTGTGGTGTGTTTCAGTGCTCTAGTGCCTAACTTCATCGTTGGAAATTCAGTTATTTCAGGGGTGATGGGATCATTCTTCTTGTTCTCCGGCTACTTCACATCGAAGCATGGAATACCAAATTATTGGATCTTCATGCACTATATATCGCTGTTTAAGTATCCATTTGAAGGGTTTCTGATAAATGAGTTCTCAAATTCAGGCAAATGCTTGGAATACATGTTTGGGAAATGCATGGTTAATGCAGAAGATTTGCTTAGAGAAGAAGGATATAGAGAGGATGAAAAGTGGAGAAATGTGGTGATCATGGTGTGTTTCATCTTGCTTTACAGGTTCATTTCTTATGTCATTCTTAGGTTTAGATGCTGTCCTGGCATCAGCAGGTTCAAGGGAACACTTGTCTGATATATGATTCTGCTGAATCTCTTTatctatttctctctctctctctctcacgagTGTGAACAAGATAGTTCACATGTTTTTGGAATTTACTTAAGATAGAAGCCAAagaaattaatatcaaaataataaagaactaAGCCCAATACATATAAATCATGAGCCTTTTCTGTTTTGTTCTGTCCTGTTCTTATTTCCttgacttttagttttttttaagcaCAGTGATATGAGAGCTTTGGAatccggtaaaaaaaaaagggtgctTAAACAGTTACACATCTCAAGATGGAAACCATAAGGAGAAGTTGTTGCTTCTTGTGTGTGTGGTAAAATCGAGTCCAAAAAGGTGAGGATTGCAGCCAGAGGTTAATtttcaacaagatgaaataaTCAATCATGTAAGATTACTATAACTTAAACTGGTGAACTGTTCTCTCGATTGCAGTTAGCCAATGGACAAACCAACCATCATAGAGATGCACCTTTTTTTGTAAAGCAAGAAATCAGGAACTGGTAAAAAGGGTCTGCATGTCCAGCTAGAACGATCAGGTTCTTGTCATGGAGAACTTTCATGCTTCTTGATCTGTCTCTCCCATGGGATTAATGTTCACAACCCTTTCTGATTCGTTAACGTTCACAACCTTCTGATTCGTTAACGTCATCTAGTTCAATGGATGTTGATTAATCAATGTGAATGAATCAAATGATCACGCATACAAAAATGTttgacaaaataatatgctacaTCTCAAGATGTCAGAAACATTCATATGTTGCTCCTTTTTTTCCAAGTCTCCTGAACACTTTCACTGTTCAAAAGAAATTGTTCACGAGCCCAAAGTTCATAATGGACAGCATGTATCTACAATACATGCATTACAACTACTGGCATAGCTTCAGCTCCATTTAAGTGCAATGGAGTCTCGCCAAATGTGTGAGGATGATTTTCATCCAACATTATGTAGTGATTAGTGTTTATGGAAGTTCACTATCAGAATTCTTAGATTTATTGACGGAATTTTTTGTCaatatttatacttttattcaatcaataataaatttattaactaaCTCATGGACGAAAATGCTTTGTCGGTAAAATTCTCGTTGacaatttttgataaaaaacaagTTCTAAGCAGTTGATGgctttttgattaatttttcataGACAATGCTAattgatgatgttaaaaattccAAGGAGGTTTTTGGTGGTTAGAGAATGGGCTTAATAAAGTGTTAATGGAATTATATCATTTCTCTGTAGCAAAGTAAAGTAATAGCTTAATTTAAGATCTGAATTTAAAGACCATCAAATGCTTAAGTTATGAAgaataatttctaattaatccaatgttaaatgataaaattaaaaaaaatattaaattaaaaaataacaaaaaaaactattcaagtcaaaccaagttaacatGACAAACCCACAACCCGGGTCTTGAGATATGATACCCtacagaaaacaaattgaaaaacatttatgaagtttaatttccaatcaacccaatgttaaaagataaaataaaaaaatcaaataaaaaaataaataaaaacccaagtcaacctGAGCTAAGTTTTTAAATCCCCTCCCTAGatcataaaataagaaaattttataaaaataaaataagaaaattatgaagcttcATTTCTAATATATCTAATgttaaatgttgaaataaaaaataaataaaaaatcatgggATAGGGATAACTCCACAtgacataaattgaaaaaaaaattatgaagtccaattccAAAAGAACctaatgctaaaaaataaaattaaaaaaaaaacctacataaaaaaagaagattgagttgttggagggtaaaaaaagttattttcaattaaaaaaagactcaaACAAATAAACCGAATCAACCTATCAAACTCGCGATTCaagtcatgagattaagataactctatggaaaacaaataaaaaaaattacaaagcccaattaaaaatatattcaattaaaaaatgacctaaaaaaataaacagagttaATACGGGTAAACCTATTATACCCCCGACCTGATTCATAAAGTTGGGATAATCCCATATAAATTAAATcgtaaaaaattatgaagcctaattttcaactaacctaatattgaaggatgaaactaaaaaaaaaaatcaattagaaaaaaaacaaaaaaaataactagagttaactcaagttaacttgttaaatttgcGACCTGAATTATGAGATCATAATCaattcataaaaagcaaattgaaaaaaaattaagaagttttacttccaataaatctaatgctgaaagctaaaataaaaaatatagaaaactaAATTCATAAGACCGGTATATAATCTAactaaaaggaaattaaaaaaaattataaagcacaaTTTCTAAAATACCATaatattaaggataaaattaaaaaaaaaaccgaataaaaaagattaggttgataaaggattaaattaaaaaaattgccaaaaaaaacacaaaacactatttaaaaaaaaaacattttgtggGTGTGTCTACAATGATTTAGCCGGCCACaccttttattgttttgttaatgACATGAACGGTAAACacaattcatgtttttattgagattgttttttaatttataaagatcaaattgaaaaaaaaaaccaatagagaTTTGAGAAATAGAAAGAGTTTTGCCCATACCCAGCTTAAGACCTGACCTGACTAGGATATGGAATATTATGTTATGAGTTAACCTGTTAGATCAACgagtatatataattaattaattaacttaataaatttaattttatacttttgaACATATTAATCTTGATATGTTGGTTAAaggttttaattaataaaagttaTCAATGTTTAAATCTTACTATAAACAATTTGTTACTTATATACTATAATTACTTATATCTGTTTCGGAATCCAAATCAAAGTAAAATAGTATACAATTGAAATTAAACCATCTCGGCTACACCCTATGCAGACTGGATATTAATTGGGAACAGAGAAGGCATTGTTGAAATTCAAGTCAAAAGTAAAATGTAGACTTTATGGAGCTTCCGGATTCAACTGGCAATTGCCCATCTTGgcttttcatatgattttttttattagaatatatattataatatacatagtaaaaaaaattatatttatactatttaaaatattattttattaatagcattttTTGTTGGAGATGCTGTTATTACAAGTGTTAGGAGTTAGGAGACGTATCCattttctaaattataataaaaaacaataaaacacagAGGTCCGGCTTGCTATGCATGCATGAGCTAGACACTGGGCCTGACCCTCTGCTTGGCCTAGGCTATGTTCAACtcaagatttattattgtttaaacaGTTGAGTTTCACATTCATGGAAGGAGGGTcaatgaattattaaataattaatagtaaaaCTTAATACTAATCAAGGGTTTAACAATGAGCACAGCTTGGTTAAGGCCTCCCTTGGAACAGCGTCCACGAGCTTTTATTTTTACTGGTAATCTTTGTGACATTTCCTTTGAAAATAgttcttaattatttcatttatctTGCTAAGAATAAGAACAAAGAGGACTTTTGAATGGGTCAATGTCCTCACATTACTCCGAAAAGTTTTTACTACATTGACTTATCTTTCagttttgatatgatttttaaatgctattataaatctttatttgaatcttaataattattttttgaattattatatatttgatgtgaaaataataatagtaataataaattatttataaaaattagattgaaatcgattgttaaattttttaattagatttggAATCCAATTTTATcacatttcttattttttaagcttCGAATCACACAAAATATaaacatgttaattattttgatattttttcttgttaatttggtttaacaattatacttaaaaaaataaaaacaatgcttctagttaaaaatattgcttttaataaaataaataaaaaatccatgcatataatgaatttattttttcaaaacaattgtttttttcaactttaataaTGCAAAGAACTCTCTGATATTTATAAaagcttttatttaaaaataatatattaactgATAAAATATCTTCACCAAAAAACTTTCATGTCTCGTGGCTATTTGTTTAATATCATGAGAACTTCAATAATACATTGATttttatagggaaaaaaaagagattatgagttgaaaaaactattcgaagaaattgaatatttttaataccttTTTGACTAACTCGTGCAATTGAACTATTGCTCAATAACTGATGAGATACCTATCTTTAGTTACTTTACCTGCTAACGCCCCGCTGCTAGGTCAAGTTGACAATTcttcttcaattattatttaaatttaaagaatcaagtggggaaaaaaaaaaaaaacatcgaagGACAACAGTACGTGGTGCCACCTGCACCATATATAGCGGCAATACAAGGAAACCTTACGAGTGCTAGACAACATCAAAAAACCATTACAGCTCCAATGGCAATTCTTGAATACTTTCACATCATTATAGCACTTGTTTGCATACTTCTTTTCTGCCATTGGTGTCGGAACACTGTATCCCCGGTCACTAACTGGCCTGTGGTAGGAATGCTACCAGGGCTTCTTTTCAAGGCACAAAATATCCATGAATATGCAACCCGGCTTCTGAAACAAAGTGGAGGTACCTTCGAATTTAAAGGTCCTTGGTTTGCTAACATGAACATTTTTCTCACTGCTGATCCTCTTAATGTTCGCCATATTTCAACCACAAACTTCGTCAACTACCCGAAGGGGCCCGAGTACAAGAAGATTTTTGAGCCTTATGGAGATGGAGTTCttaattcagattttgaatCATGGAAATCCTTCCGTAAATTGATTCATTCCATGATTAAGGACAACAAGTTCCAGGTGTCTCTCGAGAGATCTTTGCGAGAAAAGATACTTAAAGGTCTAATCCCGGTTCTAGAGCATGTATCAAGACAAGAAATAGAATTGGACATGCAAGATGTATTCCAGCGTTTCACCTTTGATAATATCTGCCTCCTGGTTTTAGGCTTTGATCCACAGAGCCTCTCTGTTGATTTACCAGAAATTGCTTATAAAACAGCATTTGATGTTGTAGAGGAGGCTATGTTTTACCGACATATTGTGCCTGAAAGCATTTGGAAATTGCAGAAATGGCTTAACGTAGGAGAAGAGAAGAGGCTAAGCCAAGCCATGGACACCATAGATAATTTATTGGAGCAGTGCATctcatcaaagaaagaagaaattcgCCAACGCAAAGCCCAAAATATGGTGCAAGTTGAGGATAATGATCAAGACGACTATGACTTGATCACCGCTTGCATAAAAGAAGGAGAAGCAGCGGAACAGATGGATGCCTCCAAAAGGACTGACAAATATCTAAGAGACATGGGATTTAACTTCATTGCAGCTGGGAAAGACACCGTAAATGCAGCTCTAACTTGGTTCTTCTGGCTGGTGGCTACACACCATGAAGTAGAAGAAAAAATCGTAGAAGAGATCAGAGCCAACATGAAATCGAAAGGAGATCATACGATTAATGGGATGTTTTTCAATCTGGAAGAGCTGAATAAGCTTGTTTATCTCCATGGAGCCATCTGCGAGACTCTTCGGCTATACCCGGCTGTACCCTTTAACTATAGAGTATCTGTTGAAGCCGACACTCTTCCTAGTGGACATCTGGTGAAAGAAAACACGAAGGTGATGTTCTCACTATACTCAATGGGAAGCATGGAAGAGATATGGGGTGATGACTGCTTGGCATTCAAGCCAGAGAGATGGATTTCGGAGCGAGGAGGAATCATTCACGTTCCATCTTACAAGTATATTGCGTTTAATACAGGACCAAGGAGCTGTTTGGGTAAAGAAATAACCTTCATTCAAATGAAGACAATTGCAACAGCCATACtcttgaattttcatcttcAGGTGGTGGAAGGTCATCCCGTTTCACCAGGTCTGTCTGTCATGATGCGTATGAAGCATGGTTTGAAGCTTAGGGCCACCAAGAGATGTGTTTAATTAATGAAGACAACTCATGGAGTCTAGCAGTAATCTGCCTTTGAATAAAGTTTGTGTGTTACTACATGCAGCAGAGGTAATTAAGATAGTTAAAGGAGTATAGTAGTGGGAGGCGGCATAGCTAGCTAGCAGCACTCAGGGTTTAAAAACTGGCATCCTTGTTTGGGTTATGTTTAATGATGCCATTTATTATACAGGTACAAGTGGCAAATTTAGGTTTCGGAATGAAAGATTTGGTTCCTTTGCatgtacttttttatttttttgttcatggaTTGAGTTGTGATTTTACAATGGATTGAGGAATATTGTTATCAGCAAGCGAGTGCCAGCACTGCCTGAACTATCAGCACGAAGTTCTAACAGAAATCGgttaaaattcagtttttttttttaaaaaaattattttaatatattaacattaaaaagttttctttgttaattttttatattgctaaCTCACAATTATCacgacatgatttttttttgcttttctattGAGATTTACTTTCATATAAtgctaagtttttattttaacttacaACCACACACCTGAACAAATTACAGCAGGCTATACCTTTGCTTAGTTTCTTatgaaccccccccccccccccccccccggccTGACCAAATTAAGCTGGGCTTTTAATTTTCCATATGACAAATGTTCGAAGCAAATGACTAGTTTTTTCCGAAGAACGAGCAACATTGGAAGGGTGAGGGTTCAAGCTCCCCCTTCCACAACTACAAAAGGAAGCCCCTCTCCCCCTCCTGGCAGGTTGCCAGTAGGGACCACGAGTCGTATTGATAATCAAGTCATGCTGGGCTacacaccttttttttaaaaaataataatttccgTAGGATGTGGAACCAGATCGAGTTAcctgtcataaaaaaaaatgtgtgtgtatatagaAGCCAAGCCACCTAACTCTATCTTCTCTgccttcaaatttatttattctttattgtCGAAGAATCAATTTATGTATGAAAGTATGTACGAGGAGGaataattaacaattaacaaaataattaaaagatttggGTGGCTGTCACTGTTTACATGAATAATGAGGCTACATCccatatcttttatatatttttttcatttctttccttttttttttaattcatttctttcttatttttattttttatttttttatttttattatttagcattgagtttttttattgagtttttaattttaattttattctttaatatttggttaattttgaattgattttcataatttatttcagtttactTTTCATGAAGTTATTGCAACTTCTAACAAATATCTTGACATTTAACTTTGTGTTCAATTtcataaaagtttaattttttaatttataattaaataaaaaataattttaaaaaagttatcaaATCCAATGGAATCTATGATTCGGGTTGTGGTTTTGACGAATTAAGTTGTGAAGCTCGAttcgatccaatatattatcatttcaatatttaaaaaagaagatgtcatctttaattttttaaaaccaaaccatgctttttatttgttgtttggattttttttggactCACAAAGTCAATTGGTTCATGTCGAGGTAATtctcacacaatttaattttaaatctgggTTAgacaaggataaaaattataagaattagaAGGGTCAACCTGGATTGACCTGATTAattgtaaggataaaaaatattattatcatactTTAAAACCCGACTAGGGGGTCGACCAATGCAAGACCTTGGTCACGGGTCAGGAGGGTCACCATGAATTTACCTGAGTCGAATTATGGATAAAAGTGCTATTATCgtagttttaaaacctaactcATGAGTAGACCCACGGCAAGGTTTATGTCACAGGTCGGGAGAATTAACCCAACtaactcaaaaaaaattaaaaataatcaaagcaaccttattatgatcaattttttttcaaaagaatggATGGGTTTTTGATTTCTGTTTTATCCCGGGTTAACCTGGGTTTTCAACCAGGTCAGGTCAAGTTAatcattcctctatttttttcttttcttgaactaGTCCAGGTCCCGGGTCAACTTGTCAAGTCAATCTTGGTTTTATAACTacggttattataatatttttaattccaacattcaatataaactaaaataatatatatatatatatatatatatatatatatatatataatttttttaaaaatatatttaagtttgaaaacaatacatattatgagtaaaataatttatatatatatatatatatatatatatatatatattggccaTCGTAATTAAAcatgatatatattataatatctcACATCAGCGGGTGAAGATTTGAGTGAGGGTCTTATATGaacatgctcaccttgactagtaagatgTGTTTGGAAGCCATGCGTAGCTGTCAAGAACAAATCTGTGAGGTCCATGGACTAAAGCGAACAATATCTTACTAGTAGGGTGAGATGTTATATATagacaattattattttgtatatcaccaccaaacataattttatctattttttttcttatcttttttcttttatctctactatctttgatttttttttaatccgaaataataatcaaaagctACCTTAAATAACATAACATGGGAGTAAAATAGAAGAAGAGGACAAGGACTGGTGCATGTGCCTCTAATAAACATGCGAAGAAGGTTTCCTTTTTCAACAACCACCAAATGGGTCTATCGTAGGATAGTACATGGGAGtattagagtttttaaaaattttaaaatttttatttggttctaattaattattgttattgatgattttgaatcattttgatttattgatgttaaaaataaattttaaaaataaaaaaattattttaatgcatttcctactaaaaactattttgaaaagcaaccgttacCACTATCACAAACA from Populus trichocarpa isolate Nisqually-1 chromosome 5, P.trichocarpa_v4.1, whole genome shotgun sequence includes these protein-coding regions:
- the LOC7466852 gene encoding alkane hydroxylase MAH1, encoding MAILEYFHIIIALVCILLFCHWCRNTVSPVTNWPVVGMLPGLLFKAQNIHEYATRLLKQSGGTFEFKGPWFANMNIFLTADPLNVRHISTTNFVNYPKGPEYKKIFEPYGDGVLNSDFESWKSFRKLIHSMIKDNKFQVSLERSLREKILKGLIPVLEHVSRQEIELDMQDVFQRFTFDNICLLVLGFDPQSLSVDLPEIAYKTAFDVVEEAMFYRHIVPESIWKLQKWLNVGEEKRLSQAMDTIDNLLEQCISSKKEEIRQRKAQNMVQVEDNDQDDYDLITACIKEGEAAEQMDASKRTDKYLRDMGFNFIAAGKDTVNAALTWFFWLVATHHEVEEKIVEEIRANMKSKGDHTINGMFFNLEELNKLVYLHGAICETLRLYPAVPFNYRVSVEADTLPSGHLVKENTKVMFSLYSMGSMEEIWGDDCLAFKPERWISERGGIIHVPSYKYIAFNTGPRSCLGKEITFIQMKTIATAILLNFHLQVVEGHPVSPGLSVMMRMKHGLKLRATKRCV
- the LOC7479144 gene encoding ABC transporter G family member 5, with amino-acid sequence MPINWLNLEKPNQKFEQKIAMKKQGCEIEAIGISYKISTKKREHPFKIFTKKQEINEEPKQVTDLEEASLGAKHVLKDVFCKAKPWEILAIVGPSGAGKSSLLEILAGKLTPQNGTIFVNQNPIDKARFKKISGYVTQKDTLFPLLTVEETLMFSAKLRLRLPQAQLSSNVKSLMKELGLDHVAMTRVGDDRIRGISGGERRRVSIGVDAIHDPEVLILDEPTSGLDSTSALQIIDMLKVMAETRGRTIILSIHQPGFRIVKLFNSILMMANGSVLHHGTVDQLGVNLRTMGMQLPIHVNVVEFAIESIETIQQQREVLQKEMQPQVLTSSTTKPQQKKIEEVGEGRSGKFTLQQLFQQSKVVDEEIINVEFDFPLGFANSRLQETLILTHRFSKNIFRTKELFACRTIQMLISGLVLGSIFYNLEDDLIGAEERVGLFAFILTFLLSCTTEALPIFLQEREILMKETSCGSYRVSSYAIANGLVYLPFLLILAILFTIPLYWLVGLNPNFIAFMHFLLLIWLILYTANSVVVCFSALVPNFIVGNSVISGVMGSFFLFSGYFTSKHGIPNYWIFMHYISLFKYPFEGFLINEFSNSGKCLEYMFGKCMVNAEDLLREEGYREDEKWRNVVIMVCFILLYRFISYVILRFRCCPGISRFKGTLV